One genomic region from Prionailurus bengalensis isolate Pbe53 chromosome C1, Fcat_Pben_1.1_paternal_pri, whole genome shotgun sequence encodes:
- the SH3D21 gene encoding SH3 domain-containing protein 21 isoform X4: MEVLVLAGYRAQKEDELNLAPGDVVRQVCEGSARGWLRGELRGRCGLFPERSVQEIPEALRGAGEAPSPRCARRRGRPAKSRGPQRWCKVNFNYSPEQADELKLQAGEIVEVIKEIEDGWWLGKKNGQLGAFPSNFVELLDSGPPSLGNPDMPSVSPSPQRPPKLSSLTYDSPPDYLQTVSRPEIYRVLFDYQPEAPDELALRRGDEVKVLRKTTEDKGWWEGESQGRRGVFPDNFVLPPPPIKKLIPRKVASRESAPLKEPKRMMPKAALPTVKKVVTAPTGPSKPKPSWIPSGDSQKCPSRDSGSSGSFLRRGPGHPGRKGSKTQTSRQRSATSQEEEQSSLAKAPPVNKTPTLDKTPSPEKTLSPDKAPTPEETLTPDKVPISEEAQILEFKGPAPENPTPEESLTLDKAPSPHSVTSGDEAPAPDVPPEDEAPGPKMALPGDETPTLEKVLTPEQVLSAEASTRDNTQLHHFSPEQALLKFKSLVANEVQSQEVHMPEETDLCMRTYPVNQKDSSPFQSESKPGSVPAEEVPGQHEATQKEEAPPKEQESPKEIAPVQKNPHPIKSTPDPQETPSLLSPVPQNLTDSKSDRGDIMRLQDEVESLKRSLERMWVQLERKLTDIWEELKSEKEKRLLLEVQMKQGTQESRTGGSIHVQTQTQTH; encoded by the exons ATGG AGGTGCTGGTCCTGGCCGGATACCGCGCGCAGAAGGAGGACGAACTGAATCTGGCCCCCGGGGACGTGGTCCGGCAGGTGTGCGAGGGGTCCGCACGGGGCTGGCTGCGCGGAGAGCTACGGGGTCGTTGTGGCCTCTTCCCCGAGAGGTCGGTGCAG GAGATCCCCGAGGCTCTGCGCGGCGCCGGGGAGGCGCCGAGCCCGCGCTGTGCGCGCCGCCGAG GTCGCCCCGCCAAATCTCGGGGCCCCCAAAGATGGTGCAAGGTGAACTTCAACTACAGTCCGGAGCAGGCGGACGAGCTGAAGTTGCAAGCTGGGGAGATTGTGGAAGTGATAAAGGAG attGAGGACGGCTGGTGGCTGGGGAAGAAGAACGGGCAGCTGGGAGCCTTCCCATCCAACTTTGTGGAGTTGCTGGACAGTGGGCCCCCAA GCCTCGGGAACCCAGACATGCCTTCAGTCAGCCCCAGTCCCCAGCGGCCTCCCAAG CTGAGCAGCCTGACCTATGACAGCCCTCCAGACTACCTGCAGACAG TCTCCCGCCCTGAGATCTATAGGGTGCTGTTCGACTACCAGCCTGAGGCCCCAGATGAGTTGGCACTGCGGAGAGGAGACGAGGTGAAAGTACTGAGGAAG ACCACAGAGGATAAGGGCTGGTGGGAAGGAGAGTCTCAAGGCAGAAGAGGAGTCTTTCCAGACAACtttgtgctccccccaccccca ATCAAGAAGCTGATCCCACGGAAAGTGGCATCTCGGGAGTCAG cTCCTCTTAAGGAACCAAAAAGGATGATGCCCAAAGCAGCCCTGCCTACAGTCAAGAAGGTGGTGACAGCCCCCACTGGGCCCAGCAAACCCAA GCCATCTTGGATACCCAGTGGAGACAGTCAGAAGTGCCCCTCCCGAGACTCCG GCTCCAGTGGCAGCTTCCTCAGAAGGGGTCCAGGCCACCCTGGTAGAAAGGGATCAAAAACCCAGACTTCCCGGCAGCGCTCTGCCACCAGTCAG GAGGAAGAGCAGAGCAGCCTGGCAAAGGCCCCTCCTGTGAATAAAACCCCTACTCTGGACAAGACTCCCAGCCCAGAGAAGACTCTGTCTCCGGATAAGGCCCCCACTCCAGAGGAAACCCTGACTCCAGATAAGGTCCCCATCTCAGAGGAGGCCCAGATTCTGGAGTTCAAGGGCCCAGCCCCAGAGAACCCCACCCCAGAGGAGAGCCTGACTCTGGACAAGGCTCCCAGCCCACACAGCGTGACTTCTGGGGATGAGGCCCCTGCCCCTGACGTCCCACCTGAGGATGAAGCCCCTGGCCCAAAGATGGCCCTGCCTGGGGATGAGACCCCCACCCTAGAAAAGGTCTTGACCCCTGAGCAGGTGCTCTCTGCAGAGGCCTCCACTAGAGACAACACTCAGCTCCATCACTTCTCTCCAGAGCAAGCCCTGCTGAAGTTCAAGTCTCTCGTGGCCAATGAGGTTCAATCCCAAGAGGTCCATATGCCAGAGGAGACTGACCTCTGCATGAGGACATACCCTGTGAATCAGAAGGACAGCTCCCCGTTCCAGTCTGAGTCCAAGCCAGGGTCCGTGCCTGCCGAGGAGGTACCTGGGCAGCATGAGGCTACCCAGAAGGAGGAGGCACCCCCCAAAGAGCAGGAGTCCCCCAAAGAGATAGCCCCTGTTCAAAAGAATCCTCATCCTATCAAGTCGACTCCAGACCCCCAAGAGACTCCCAGCCTACTTTCTCCGGTCCCACAAAATCTCACGGACAGCAAAAGTGACAGAGGCGATATAATGAGGCTACAGGACGAGGTGGAGTCTTTAAAAAGGTCGCTGGAGCGGATGTGGGTGCAGCTGGA GAGGAAGCTGACGGACATCTGGGAGGAGCTGAAGAGCGAGAAGGAGAAGCGCCTGTtgctggag GTGCAGATGAAGCAGGGGACCCAGGAGTCCCGGACCGGGGGCTCAATCCACGTGCAGACGCAGACGCAGACGCACTGA
- the SH3D21 gene encoding SH3 domain-containing protein 21 isoform X5 has protein sequence MEVLVLAGYRAQKEDELNLAPGDVVRQVCEGSARGWLRGELRGRCGLFPERSVQVRLGRRSGGGGSQCAPSGTESPHVPMPSSPGDPRGSARRRGGAEPALCAPPRSPRQISGPPKMVQGELQLQSGAGGRAEVASWGDCGSDKGGLGNPDMPSVSPSPQRPPKLSSLTYDSPPDYLQTVSRPEIYRVLFDYQPEAPDELALRRGDEVKVLRKTTEDKGWWEGESQGRRGVFPDNFVLPPPPIKKLIPRKVASRESAPLKEPKRMMPKAALPTVKKVVTAPTGPSKPKPSWIPSGDSQKCPSRDSGSSGSFLRRGPGHPGRKGSKTQTSRQRSATSQEEEQSSLAKAPPVNKTPTLDKTPSPEKTLSPDKAPTPEETLTPDKVPISEEAQILEFKGPAPENPTPEESLTLDKAPSPHSVTSGDEAPAPDVPPEDEAPGPKMALPGDETPTLEKVLTPEQVLSAEASTRDNTQLHHFSPEQALLKFKSLVANEVQSQEVHMPEETDLCMRTYPVNQKDSSPFQSESKPGSVPAEEVPGQHEATQKEEAPPKEQESPKEIAPVQKNPHPIKSTPDPQETPSLLSPVPQNLTDSKSDRGDIMRLQDEVESLKRSLERMWVQLERKLTDIWEELKSEKEKRLLLEVQMKQGTQESRTGGSIHVQTQTQTH, from the exons ATGG AGGTGCTGGTCCTGGCCGGATACCGCGCGCAGAAGGAGGACGAACTGAATCTGGCCCCCGGGGACGTGGTCCGGCAGGTGTGCGAGGGGTCCGCACGGGGCTGGCTGCGCGGAGAGCTACGGGGTCGTTGTGGCCTCTTCCCCGAGAGGTCGGTGCAGGTGAGGCTGGGCCGCAGGTCGGGTGGAGGAGGGTCTCAGTGCGCGCCCTCAGGAACTGAGAGCCCCCACGTCCCCATGCCCTCATCTCCAGGAGATCCCCGAGGCTCTGCGCGGCGCCGGGGAGGCGCCGAGCCCGCGCTGTGCGCGCCGCCGAG GTCGCCCCGCCAAATCTCGGGGCCCCCAAAGATGGTGCAAGGTGAACTTCAACTACAGTCCGGAGCAGGCGGACGAGCTGAAGTTGCAAGCTGGGGAGATTGTGGAAGTGATAAAGGAG GCCTCGGGAACCCAGACATGCCTTCAGTCAGCCCCAGTCCCCAGCGGCCTCCCAAG CTGAGCAGCCTGACCTATGACAGCCCTCCAGACTACCTGCAGACAG TCTCCCGCCCTGAGATCTATAGGGTGCTGTTCGACTACCAGCCTGAGGCCCCAGATGAGTTGGCACTGCGGAGAGGAGACGAGGTGAAAGTACTGAGGAAG ACCACAGAGGATAAGGGCTGGTGGGAAGGAGAGTCTCAAGGCAGAAGAGGAGTCTTTCCAGACAACtttgtgctccccccaccccca ATCAAGAAGCTGATCCCACGGAAAGTGGCATCTCGGGAGTCAG cTCCTCTTAAGGAACCAAAAAGGATGATGCCCAAAGCAGCCCTGCCTACAGTCAAGAAGGTGGTGACAGCCCCCACTGGGCCCAGCAAACCCAA GCCATCTTGGATACCCAGTGGAGACAGTCAGAAGTGCCCCTCCCGAGACTCCG GCTCCAGTGGCAGCTTCCTCAGAAGGGGTCCAGGCCACCCTGGTAGAAAGGGATCAAAAACCCAGACTTCCCGGCAGCGCTCTGCCACCAGTCAG GAGGAAGAGCAGAGCAGCCTGGCAAAGGCCCCTCCTGTGAATAAAACCCCTACTCTGGACAAGACTCCCAGCCCAGAGAAGACTCTGTCTCCGGATAAGGCCCCCACTCCAGAGGAAACCCTGACTCCAGATAAGGTCCCCATCTCAGAGGAGGCCCAGATTCTGGAGTTCAAGGGCCCAGCCCCAGAGAACCCCACCCCAGAGGAGAGCCTGACTCTGGACAAGGCTCCCAGCCCACACAGCGTGACTTCTGGGGATGAGGCCCCTGCCCCTGACGTCCCACCTGAGGATGAAGCCCCTGGCCCAAAGATGGCCCTGCCTGGGGATGAGACCCCCACCCTAGAAAAGGTCTTGACCCCTGAGCAGGTGCTCTCTGCAGAGGCCTCCACTAGAGACAACACTCAGCTCCATCACTTCTCTCCAGAGCAAGCCCTGCTGAAGTTCAAGTCTCTCGTGGCCAATGAGGTTCAATCCCAAGAGGTCCATATGCCAGAGGAGACTGACCTCTGCATGAGGACATACCCTGTGAATCAGAAGGACAGCTCCCCGTTCCAGTCTGAGTCCAAGCCAGGGTCCGTGCCTGCCGAGGAGGTACCTGGGCAGCATGAGGCTACCCAGAAGGAGGAGGCACCCCCCAAAGAGCAGGAGTCCCCCAAAGAGATAGCCCCTGTTCAAAAGAATCCTCATCCTATCAAGTCGACTCCAGACCCCCAAGAGACTCCCAGCCTACTTTCTCCGGTCCCACAAAATCTCACGGACAGCAAAAGTGACAGAGGCGATATAATGAGGCTACAGGACGAGGTGGAGTCTTTAAAAAGGTCGCTGGAGCGGATGTGGGTGCAGCTGGA GAGGAAGCTGACGGACATCTGGGAGGAGCTGAAGAGCGAGAAGGAGAAGCGCCTGTtgctggag GTGCAGATGAAGCAGGGGACCCAGGAGTCCCGGACCGGGGGCTCAATCCACGTGCAGACGCAGACGCAGACGCACTGA
- the SH3D21 gene encoding SH3 domain-containing protein 21 isoform X2: MEVLVLAGYRAQKEDELNLAPGDVVRQVCEGSARGWLRGELRGRCGLFPERSVQVRLGRRSGGGGSQCAPSGTESPHVPMPSSPGDPRGSARRRGGAEPALCAPPRSPRQISGPPKMVQGELQLQSGAGGRAEVASWGDCGSDKGGLGNPDMPSVSPSPQRPPKLSSLTYDSPPDYLQTVSRPEIYRVLFDYQPEAPDELALRRGDEVKVLRKTTEDKGWWEGESQGRRGVFPDNFVLPPPPVSMEPDTQIKKLIPRKVASRESAPLKEPKRMMPKAALPTVKKVVTAPTGPSKPKPSWIPSGDSQKCPSRDSGSSGSFLRRGPGHPGRKGSKTQTSRQRSATSQEEEQSSLAKAPPVNKTPTLDKTPSPEKTLSPDKAPTPEETLTPDKVPISEEAQILEFKGPAPENPTPEESLTLDKAPSPHSVTSGDEAPAPDVPPEDEAPGPKMALPGDETPTLEKVLTPEQVLSAEASTRDNTQLHHFSPEQALLKFKSLVANEVQSQEVHMPEETDLCMRTYPVNQKDSSPFQSESKPGSVPAEEVPGQHEATQKEEAPPKEQESPKEIAPVQKNPHPIKSTPDPQETPSLLSPVPQNLTDSKSDRGDIMRLQDEVESLKRSLERMWVQLERKLTDIWEELKSEKEKRLLLEVQMKQGTQESRTGGSIHVQTQTQTH, encoded by the exons ATGG AGGTGCTGGTCCTGGCCGGATACCGCGCGCAGAAGGAGGACGAACTGAATCTGGCCCCCGGGGACGTGGTCCGGCAGGTGTGCGAGGGGTCCGCACGGGGCTGGCTGCGCGGAGAGCTACGGGGTCGTTGTGGCCTCTTCCCCGAGAGGTCGGTGCAGGTGAGGCTGGGCCGCAGGTCGGGTGGAGGAGGGTCTCAGTGCGCGCCCTCAGGAACTGAGAGCCCCCACGTCCCCATGCCCTCATCTCCAGGAGATCCCCGAGGCTCTGCGCGGCGCCGGGGAGGCGCCGAGCCCGCGCTGTGCGCGCCGCCGAG GTCGCCCCGCCAAATCTCGGGGCCCCCAAAGATGGTGCAAGGTGAACTTCAACTACAGTCCGGAGCAGGCGGACGAGCTGAAGTTGCAAGCTGGGGAGATTGTGGAAGTGATAAAGGAG GCCTCGGGAACCCAGACATGCCTTCAGTCAGCCCCAGTCCCCAGCGGCCTCCCAAG CTGAGCAGCCTGACCTATGACAGCCCTCCAGACTACCTGCAGACAG TCTCCCGCCCTGAGATCTATAGGGTGCTGTTCGACTACCAGCCTGAGGCCCCAGATGAGTTGGCACTGCGGAGAGGAGACGAGGTGAAAGTACTGAGGAAG ACCACAGAGGATAAGGGCTGGTGGGAAGGAGAGTCTCAAGGCAGAAGAGGAGTCTTTCCAGACAACtttgtgctccccccacccccagtgagtATGGAGCCAGACACTCAG ATCAAGAAGCTGATCCCACGGAAAGTGGCATCTCGGGAGTCAG cTCCTCTTAAGGAACCAAAAAGGATGATGCCCAAAGCAGCCCTGCCTACAGTCAAGAAGGTGGTGACAGCCCCCACTGGGCCCAGCAAACCCAA GCCATCTTGGATACCCAGTGGAGACAGTCAGAAGTGCCCCTCCCGAGACTCCG GCTCCAGTGGCAGCTTCCTCAGAAGGGGTCCAGGCCACCCTGGTAGAAAGGGATCAAAAACCCAGACTTCCCGGCAGCGCTCTGCCACCAGTCAG GAGGAAGAGCAGAGCAGCCTGGCAAAGGCCCCTCCTGTGAATAAAACCCCTACTCTGGACAAGACTCCCAGCCCAGAGAAGACTCTGTCTCCGGATAAGGCCCCCACTCCAGAGGAAACCCTGACTCCAGATAAGGTCCCCATCTCAGAGGAGGCCCAGATTCTGGAGTTCAAGGGCCCAGCCCCAGAGAACCCCACCCCAGAGGAGAGCCTGACTCTGGACAAGGCTCCCAGCCCACACAGCGTGACTTCTGGGGATGAGGCCCCTGCCCCTGACGTCCCACCTGAGGATGAAGCCCCTGGCCCAAAGATGGCCCTGCCTGGGGATGAGACCCCCACCCTAGAAAAGGTCTTGACCCCTGAGCAGGTGCTCTCTGCAGAGGCCTCCACTAGAGACAACACTCAGCTCCATCACTTCTCTCCAGAGCAAGCCCTGCTGAAGTTCAAGTCTCTCGTGGCCAATGAGGTTCAATCCCAAGAGGTCCATATGCCAGAGGAGACTGACCTCTGCATGAGGACATACCCTGTGAATCAGAAGGACAGCTCCCCGTTCCAGTCTGAGTCCAAGCCAGGGTCCGTGCCTGCCGAGGAGGTACCTGGGCAGCATGAGGCTACCCAGAAGGAGGAGGCACCCCCCAAAGAGCAGGAGTCCCCCAAAGAGATAGCCCCTGTTCAAAAGAATCCTCATCCTATCAAGTCGACTCCAGACCCCCAAGAGACTCCCAGCCTACTTTCTCCGGTCCCACAAAATCTCACGGACAGCAAAAGTGACAGAGGCGATATAATGAGGCTACAGGACGAGGTGGAGTCTTTAAAAAGGTCGCTGGAGCGGATGTGGGTGCAGCTGGA GAGGAAGCTGACGGACATCTGGGAGGAGCTGAAGAGCGAGAAGGAGAAGCGCCTGTtgctggag GTGCAGATGAAGCAGGGGACCCAGGAGTCCCGGACCGGGGGCTCAATCCACGTGCAGACGCAGACGCAGACGCACTGA
- the SH3D21 gene encoding SH3 domain-containing protein 21 isoform X1, which yields MEVLVLAGYRAQKEDELNLAPGDVVRQVCEGSARGWLRGELRGRCGLFPERSVQEIPEALRGAGEAPSPRCARRRGRPAKSRGPQRWCKVNFNYSPEQADELKLQAGEIVEVIKEIEDGWWLGKKNGQLGAFPSNFVELLDSGPPSLGNPDMPSVSPSPQRPPKLSSLTYDSPPDYLQTVSRPEIYRVLFDYQPEAPDELALRRGDEVKVLRKTTEDKGWWEGESQGRRGVFPDNFVLPPPPVSMEPDTQIKKLIPRKVASRESAPLKEPKRMMPKAALPTVKKVVTAPTGPSKPKPSWIPSGDSQKCPSRDSGSSGSFLRRGPGHPGRKGSKTQTSRQRSATSQEEEQSSLAKAPPVNKTPTLDKTPSPEKTLSPDKAPTPEETLTPDKVPISEEAQILEFKGPAPENPTPEESLTLDKAPSPHSVTSGDEAPAPDVPPEDEAPGPKMALPGDETPTLEKVLTPEQVLSAEASTRDNTQLHHFSPEQALLKFKSLVANEVQSQEVHMPEETDLCMRTYPVNQKDSSPFQSESKPGSVPAEEVPGQHEATQKEEAPPKEQESPKEIAPVQKNPHPIKSTPDPQETPSLLSPVPQNLTDSKSDRGDIMRLQDEVESLKRSLERMWVQLERKLTDIWEELKSEKEKRLLLEVQMKQGTQESRTGGSIHVQTQTQTH from the exons ATGG AGGTGCTGGTCCTGGCCGGATACCGCGCGCAGAAGGAGGACGAACTGAATCTGGCCCCCGGGGACGTGGTCCGGCAGGTGTGCGAGGGGTCCGCACGGGGCTGGCTGCGCGGAGAGCTACGGGGTCGTTGTGGCCTCTTCCCCGAGAGGTCGGTGCAG GAGATCCCCGAGGCTCTGCGCGGCGCCGGGGAGGCGCCGAGCCCGCGCTGTGCGCGCCGCCGAG GTCGCCCCGCCAAATCTCGGGGCCCCCAAAGATGGTGCAAGGTGAACTTCAACTACAGTCCGGAGCAGGCGGACGAGCTGAAGTTGCAAGCTGGGGAGATTGTGGAAGTGATAAAGGAG attGAGGACGGCTGGTGGCTGGGGAAGAAGAACGGGCAGCTGGGAGCCTTCCCATCCAACTTTGTGGAGTTGCTGGACAGTGGGCCCCCAA GCCTCGGGAACCCAGACATGCCTTCAGTCAGCCCCAGTCCCCAGCGGCCTCCCAAG CTGAGCAGCCTGACCTATGACAGCCCTCCAGACTACCTGCAGACAG TCTCCCGCCCTGAGATCTATAGGGTGCTGTTCGACTACCAGCCTGAGGCCCCAGATGAGTTGGCACTGCGGAGAGGAGACGAGGTGAAAGTACTGAGGAAG ACCACAGAGGATAAGGGCTGGTGGGAAGGAGAGTCTCAAGGCAGAAGAGGAGTCTTTCCAGACAACtttgtgctccccccacccccagtgagtATGGAGCCAGACACTCAG ATCAAGAAGCTGATCCCACGGAAAGTGGCATCTCGGGAGTCAG cTCCTCTTAAGGAACCAAAAAGGATGATGCCCAAAGCAGCCCTGCCTACAGTCAAGAAGGTGGTGACAGCCCCCACTGGGCCCAGCAAACCCAA GCCATCTTGGATACCCAGTGGAGACAGTCAGAAGTGCCCCTCCCGAGACTCCG GCTCCAGTGGCAGCTTCCTCAGAAGGGGTCCAGGCCACCCTGGTAGAAAGGGATCAAAAACCCAGACTTCCCGGCAGCGCTCTGCCACCAGTCAG GAGGAAGAGCAGAGCAGCCTGGCAAAGGCCCCTCCTGTGAATAAAACCCCTACTCTGGACAAGACTCCCAGCCCAGAGAAGACTCTGTCTCCGGATAAGGCCCCCACTCCAGAGGAAACCCTGACTCCAGATAAGGTCCCCATCTCAGAGGAGGCCCAGATTCTGGAGTTCAAGGGCCCAGCCCCAGAGAACCCCACCCCAGAGGAGAGCCTGACTCTGGACAAGGCTCCCAGCCCACACAGCGTGACTTCTGGGGATGAGGCCCCTGCCCCTGACGTCCCACCTGAGGATGAAGCCCCTGGCCCAAAGATGGCCCTGCCTGGGGATGAGACCCCCACCCTAGAAAAGGTCTTGACCCCTGAGCAGGTGCTCTCTGCAGAGGCCTCCACTAGAGACAACACTCAGCTCCATCACTTCTCTCCAGAGCAAGCCCTGCTGAAGTTCAAGTCTCTCGTGGCCAATGAGGTTCAATCCCAAGAGGTCCATATGCCAGAGGAGACTGACCTCTGCATGAGGACATACCCTGTGAATCAGAAGGACAGCTCCCCGTTCCAGTCTGAGTCCAAGCCAGGGTCCGTGCCTGCCGAGGAGGTACCTGGGCAGCATGAGGCTACCCAGAAGGAGGAGGCACCCCCCAAAGAGCAGGAGTCCCCCAAAGAGATAGCCCCTGTTCAAAAGAATCCTCATCCTATCAAGTCGACTCCAGACCCCCAAGAGACTCCCAGCCTACTTTCTCCGGTCCCACAAAATCTCACGGACAGCAAAAGTGACAGAGGCGATATAATGAGGCTACAGGACGAGGTGGAGTCTTTAAAAAGGTCGCTGGAGCGGATGTGGGTGCAGCTGGA GAGGAAGCTGACGGACATCTGGGAGGAGCTGAAGAGCGAGAAGGAGAAGCGCCTGTtgctggag GTGCAGATGAAGCAGGGGACCCAGGAGTCCCGGACCGGGGGCTCAATCCACGTGCAGACGCAGACGCAGACGCACTGA
- the SH3D21 gene encoding SH3 domain-containing protein 21 isoform X3 — protein MEVLVLAGYRAQKEDELNLAPGDVVRQVCEGSARGWLRGELRGRCGLFPERSVQEIPEALRGAGEAPSPRCARRRGRPAKSRGPQRWCKVNFNYSPEQADELKLQAGEIVEVIKEIEDGWWLGKKNGQLGAFPSNFVELLDSGPPSLGNPDMPSVSPSPQRPPKLSSLTYDSPPDYLQTVSRPEIYRVLFDYQPEAPDELALRRGDEVKVLRKTTEDKGWWEGESQGRRGVFPDNFVLPPPPVSMEPDTQIKKLIPRKVASRESAPLKEPKRMMPKAALPTVKKVVTAPTGPSKPKPSWIPSGDSQKCPSRDSGSSGSFLRRGPGHPGRKGSKTQTSRQRSATSQEEEQSSLAKAPPVNKTPTLDKTPSPEKTLSPDKAPTPEETLTPDKVPISEEAQILEFKGPAPENPTPEESLTLDKAPSPHSVTSGDEAPAPDVPPEDEAPGPKMALPGDETPTLEKVLTPEQVLSAEASTRDNTQLHHFSPEQALLKFKSLVANEVQSQEVHMPEETDLCMRTYPVNQKDSSPFQSESKPGSVPAEEVPGQHEATQKEEAPPKEQESPKEIAPVQKNPHPIKSTPDPQETPSLLSPVPQNLTDSKSDRGDIMRLQDEVESLKRSLERMWVQLERKLTDIWEELKSEKEKRLLLEMKQGTQESRTGGSIHVQTQTQTH, from the exons ATGG AGGTGCTGGTCCTGGCCGGATACCGCGCGCAGAAGGAGGACGAACTGAATCTGGCCCCCGGGGACGTGGTCCGGCAGGTGTGCGAGGGGTCCGCACGGGGCTGGCTGCGCGGAGAGCTACGGGGTCGTTGTGGCCTCTTCCCCGAGAGGTCGGTGCAG GAGATCCCCGAGGCTCTGCGCGGCGCCGGGGAGGCGCCGAGCCCGCGCTGTGCGCGCCGCCGAG GTCGCCCCGCCAAATCTCGGGGCCCCCAAAGATGGTGCAAGGTGAACTTCAACTACAGTCCGGAGCAGGCGGACGAGCTGAAGTTGCAAGCTGGGGAGATTGTGGAAGTGATAAAGGAG attGAGGACGGCTGGTGGCTGGGGAAGAAGAACGGGCAGCTGGGAGCCTTCCCATCCAACTTTGTGGAGTTGCTGGACAGTGGGCCCCCAA GCCTCGGGAACCCAGACATGCCTTCAGTCAGCCCCAGTCCCCAGCGGCCTCCCAAG CTGAGCAGCCTGACCTATGACAGCCCTCCAGACTACCTGCAGACAG TCTCCCGCCCTGAGATCTATAGGGTGCTGTTCGACTACCAGCCTGAGGCCCCAGATGAGTTGGCACTGCGGAGAGGAGACGAGGTGAAAGTACTGAGGAAG ACCACAGAGGATAAGGGCTGGTGGGAAGGAGAGTCTCAAGGCAGAAGAGGAGTCTTTCCAGACAACtttgtgctccccccacccccagtgagtATGGAGCCAGACACTCAG ATCAAGAAGCTGATCCCACGGAAAGTGGCATCTCGGGAGTCAG cTCCTCTTAAGGAACCAAAAAGGATGATGCCCAAAGCAGCCCTGCCTACAGTCAAGAAGGTGGTGACAGCCCCCACTGGGCCCAGCAAACCCAA GCCATCTTGGATACCCAGTGGAGACAGTCAGAAGTGCCCCTCCCGAGACTCCG GCTCCAGTGGCAGCTTCCTCAGAAGGGGTCCAGGCCACCCTGGTAGAAAGGGATCAAAAACCCAGACTTCCCGGCAGCGCTCTGCCACCAGTCAG GAGGAAGAGCAGAGCAGCCTGGCAAAGGCCCCTCCTGTGAATAAAACCCCTACTCTGGACAAGACTCCCAGCCCAGAGAAGACTCTGTCTCCGGATAAGGCCCCCACTCCAGAGGAAACCCTGACTCCAGATAAGGTCCCCATCTCAGAGGAGGCCCAGATTCTGGAGTTCAAGGGCCCAGCCCCAGAGAACCCCACCCCAGAGGAGAGCCTGACTCTGGACAAGGCTCCCAGCCCACACAGCGTGACTTCTGGGGATGAGGCCCCTGCCCCTGACGTCCCACCTGAGGATGAAGCCCCTGGCCCAAAGATGGCCCTGCCTGGGGATGAGACCCCCACCCTAGAAAAGGTCTTGACCCCTGAGCAGGTGCTCTCTGCAGAGGCCTCCACTAGAGACAACACTCAGCTCCATCACTTCTCTCCAGAGCAAGCCCTGCTGAAGTTCAAGTCTCTCGTGGCCAATGAGGTTCAATCCCAAGAGGTCCATATGCCAGAGGAGACTGACCTCTGCATGAGGACATACCCTGTGAATCAGAAGGACAGCTCCCCGTTCCAGTCTGAGTCCAAGCCAGGGTCCGTGCCTGCCGAGGAGGTACCTGGGCAGCATGAGGCTACCCAGAAGGAGGAGGCACCCCCCAAAGAGCAGGAGTCCCCCAAAGAGATAGCCCCTGTTCAAAAGAATCCTCATCCTATCAAGTCGACTCCAGACCCCCAAGAGACTCCCAGCCTACTTTCTCCGGTCCCACAAAATCTCACGGACAGCAAAAGTGACAGAGGCGATATAATGAGGCTACAGGACGAGGTGGAGTCTTTAAAAAGGTCGCTGGAGCGGATGTGGGTGCAGCTGGA GAGGAAGCTGACGGACATCTGGGAGGAGCTGAAGAGCGAGAAGGAGAAGCGCCTGTtgctggag ATGAAGCAGGGGACCCAGGAGTCCCGGACCGGGGGCTCAATCCACGTGCAGACGCAGACGCAGACGCACTGA